GTACGTGTGTACGACTCCGTACGAACCGGGACGACCGGGATGGCCCGCCGGAACGCCCGCGGTCCGTCCGCGGTCACGGAACTCGGGCCGCTCCTGTGGTATCGGCGGGGCCGATCTGGGAAAGTCGGAACCTATGAAGAGCAACCCGACGCGGGCATCCACCGCCGGCGCGGGCGGGTCAGGCTCGACAGACGAGTCCCGTCCGGAGTCAGAGAACGGCGCGCAGAGCGCCGCGGAGACCGACGCGGAACGGCGCAAGCGCCGGGCCGTGTTCCTCCGCGAGTTGGCCGAGGCCCGGGAGTTGCGGGCCCGGGTGCAGCCGAGGCGGACCAAGGAGCGCCGGATGCGCGAGGCGATGCGGATGCGCACCTTCCGGACCTGACCGCCGGGGGCCGCGCCCCGCACCGGAGTTGCGCCCCGCGCGGCCCCGGACGCCCCCTCCGCGAGGGGCCGGGCGGTCAAGACCCGCGCCCTGAGCGGCCGGAAGCCGACCATTCCGACACGACCTGCGAAGACGCGCTGCCGAACACTCCCCGCAGCGGCGGCCTTTCTGTCACGATGCGGTGGGACGGTCCGAACAGCGGACCTCCTTCTGGCGCGGGGGCGGCCGGACCGCACCCGCCCGAGATCGCCGACAGCCGAGACCAATCTTGGGAGTGTCCCTGGTGGCGTACTTCGCTGCAGTGCTTGCTCGCACCGGTGCCGGGTGGGATGTGAGCGAGACGGAACTCGACGACGTAGAGACCCTGGCCGACCTGACCGACCTGGCCCGCGAAGCGGCCGAGGACGACGACACCGTGCTGGTCTTCATCGAGCAGGAGGACGCGTGGTTCGCGGTCCTGCGCATCGACGGTGAGGACGACCCGCGGATCTTCGTCTCCGACGCGGCGGCCGCGGCGCGCAGTTCGTACGGCGCGGTGCTCACCGACGAGTTGATCGAACAGGACGGGGAGGCCGACTTCGACGACCTCGACGGTCTCGTCGCCGGGCTCGACGACGAGGACGCCGAGGACGGCGCGGTCGCCGAGGACGAGGACGAGGAGCCGGCCGGCGGGCGGGGCGCGAGCCCGATCGGGCCGATCGGCGACCCCGAGCTGCTGACCGAGTTCGGGATGACCGCGGCCGACCTGCTGGAGCTGGCCGGCGAGGGCGCCGCGCCCGGCGACGCGCTGGGCGAGATCGCCGAGGCGCTGGGCTGCGGCGAGGTCCTGGAGGCCGTTCGGTAGCGGCGGGCCCGGTGCCCGACACTGGGTCCATGCAGCCCGTCCCCGCCCCCCTCACCGACCCCGCCGACCCGGGCGAACGGCCGCGGATCGCCCCGCTGCCCGCCCCCGAACGCCCCGACCCGGTCCGCGACCGGTGGCGGGGCCGGATGCGCCTCGCGATCGAGGAGGCCGCACTGGCCACCGCCACCGGTGACGTCCCGGTCGGGGCGTTCGTCCTCGGACCGGACGGCACCGTGCTCGGCCGCGGCCACAACGTCCGCGAGGCGGTGGGTGACCCCACCGGCCACGCCGAGGTGGTGGCGATCCGGCAGGCCGCCCGAACCGTCGGGGAGTGGCGCCTGACCGACTGCACCCTGGTCGTCACCCTGGAGCCCTGCACCATGTGCGCGGGCGCGATCGTCCTCTCCCGCCTCGCCCGCGTCGTCTTCGGCGCCCACGACCCGAAGGCCGGCGCGGCCGGCTCCCTCTTCGACGTGGTCCGCGACAACCGCCTCAACCACCGCCCCGAGGTCGTCGGCGGCGTCCTCGCCGACGAGTGCACCGCCCAACTGCTGGCCTTCTTCGACACCCGGCGCTGAGCCCCCGACAACGGATTTCGCCCCGCCTCGCCGATCCGGTAGAGTTCCCCTCGGTAGCGTGTCCGAGCGGCCAAAGGAGCACGCCTCGAAAGCGTGTGTGGGGGCAACTCCACCGTGGGTTCGAATCCCACCGCTACCGCCACTGAGCAGGAAGAACGAAGGGCCCGACCGGCTTCCGGTCGGGCCCTTCGTCGTGTTGAGGGCGGTTCCGGCCCGAGGGGAAGCGGGCGGAGCGGCGAGAGGCTCCGCACTCCCGGGCGGTTGACCACCGTGCCCATCGGGAGTGCGGAGCCTGGACGGACCTCGCGGTCCGCGGTGGGGGCAGCAGCTCCGGGGGGACGAGCTGCCGCCCCTGGCGGAGGTCCCACAACCGGGTCCGCGTCGGGGGAAGCCGCGGGGCCCGGTCCCACAGCGGGGACCTCCGGATCGCCGTACCGGGGATTCCTGCCAGATCCTCGGTACATCAACCATCCTGCCGCGCCGCCCCGGTGGGGACATCCGGAGAAAGCCCCGTCCGCGCGGGACCTTCGTCCCCGCGGGTGAACACGTCCCTCACCCGTTGCGCCGTCCGGTGGATAAGCTGCCGGGTGGCAGGGCCGTGCGGGGAGAGGACGGCGGCCCGACTCAGGGAGGCAGGCCCGTTCGATGGCTCAGGCGAAGAAGGTGGCCATGTGGATCCTGGTCGTCTTCGTCATCTACACGATCATCACCTCACCGGAGCGCTCGGCGGACCTGGTGAAGTCCGGGTTCGTGGGCATCTCGGACGCCGCCAGGGCGGTCGGCTCGTTCATGACCGGACTGGTGCGCTAGGCCCTGTCCAGCCGATCTTGCCGGGCGCGCGACGCCGGGCATCCCGGCTGGAAGCACCGGCGAAACACCCGAGTACACCCAGTACGAGGGCGTTCCGCCGGCACTCCCAGCCGGGCCCCCGACGCCGCGCGCTGATCCGACAAGATCGGCCGGACAGGGCCTAGTACCGTTGCGGGGTCCGTCCGTCGGGGGCGCGCCCGCGACCTGGCGCGCCCCCTCCCACCCGCGAGGAGCGGCATCGTGATCCGGCACCTGGTCCTGTTCAAGCTGAACGAAGGCGTCACCAAGGAGGACCCGCGGGCCGTCGCGGGCGCCGCGGCGTTCGCCGAGCTCGGCGCGCTGATCCCCGAGCTGCGCGAGTGGGAGTGCGGCTGGAACTTCGCCGAGCGGGACATCGCCCGGGACTTCGCGATCAACAGCCTGGTCGCGGACCGCGCGGCGCTGGCCGCCTACCTGGGCCACCCGGCCCATCAGGCCGCCGCCGCGCAGTGGCGCGAGTTCGCCACCTGGGTGATCGCCGACCTGGAGGTCTGAGCCTCCCCCGCCATCCATCGCACACGCACGACCCG
This is a stretch of genomic DNA from Kitasatospora fiedleri. It encodes these proteins:
- the tadA gene encoding tRNA adenosine(34) deaminase TadA, producing the protein MQPVPAPLTDPADPGERPRIAPLPAPERPDPVRDRWRGRMRLAIEEAALATATGDVPVGAFVLGPDGTVLGRGHNVREAVGDPTGHAEVVAIRQAARTVGEWRLTDCTLVVTLEPCTMCAGAIVLSRLARVVFGAHDPKAGAAGSLFDVVRDNRLNHRPEVVGGVLADECTAQLLAFFDTRR
- a CDS encoding Dabb family protein, which codes for MIRHLVLFKLNEGVTKEDPRAVAGAAAFAELGALIPELREWECGWNFAERDIARDFAINSLVADRAALAAYLGHPAHQAAAAQWREFATWVIADLEV
- a CDS encoding tRNA adenosine deaminase-associated protein; amino-acid sequence: MAYFAAVLARTGAGWDVSETELDDVETLADLTDLAREAAEDDDTVLVFIEQEDAWFAVLRIDGEDDPRIFVSDAAAAARSSYGAVLTDELIEQDGEADFDDLDGLVAGLDDEDAEDGAVAEDEDEEPAGGRGASPIGPIGDPELLTEFGMTAADLLELAGEGAAPGDALGEIAEALGCGEVLEAVR